Proteins encoded together in one Asterias rubens chromosome 4, eAstRub1.3, whole genome shotgun sequence window:
- the LOC117289264 gene encoding purine nucleoside phosphorylase-like, with product MATTSTNGLGRSSYSYSDLQGFAKQIQDRTSHKPTIGIICGSGLGSLADKVEDSIVIPYSDIQHFPVSTVKGHHSQFVIGILKGKTVICMKGRFHLYEGYPAWKLAAPVRVMSLLGVQTLVVTNAAGAMNKSYKVGDIMLMKDHLYLPGMAGNNPLVGPNMEKFGERFISTTRLYDSSLRKTARVVAKEMGYSHLIQEGVYAMVCGPSYETPAELKLLSVSSDVIGMSTCPEAIVAKHCGMTVFGLSLVTNKCVTDYDETEVDGPNHGEVLETGKLREDIIQELVAEIVAKID from the exons CTACAGTTACAGTGACCTGCAAGGCTTTGCCAAACAAATTCAAGATCGCACAAGTCACAAACCAACAATTGGAATCATCTGTGGTTCCGGGCTCGGCAGCCTCGCAGATAAGGTTGAAGACAGTATCGTCATCCCGTACAGCGATATCCAACACTTTCCTGTCAGCACAG TCAAGGGTCATCACAGCCAGTTTGTTATTGGCATACTAAAGGGCAAGACGGTTATTTGCATGAAAGGACGCTTTCACCTTTATGAAGGATACCCGGCATGGAAG CTAGCAGCCCCCGTCAGAGTGATGAGCTTACTCGGCGTCCAAACACTTGTCGTCACAAATGCCGCTGGAGCCATGAATAAGAGTTACAAAGTTGGTGACATCATGCTCATGAAAGACCATTTGTATTTGCCCGGAATGGCTGGAAACAATCCCCTGGTTGGCCCCAATATGGAGAA ATTTGGTGAACGGTTCATAAGTACAACCCGACTTTATGACAGCAGCCTACGGAAAACGGCGCGGGTCGTCGCCAAGGAGATGGGATACTCGCACTTGATCCAGGAAGGTGTGTATGCGATGGTGTGCGGGCCATCGTACGAAACTCCAGCAGAACTAAAACTACTGAGCGTTTCTAGCGATGTCATTG GGATGAGCACATGTCCAGAGGCTATCGTTGCAAAGCACTGTGGAATGACAGTCTTTGGCCTCTCTCTAGTGACCAATAAGTGTGTGACCGACTACGATGAAACAGAGGTGGACGGACCCAATCATGGCGAGGTCCTAGAAACGGGAAAACTGAGAGAGGACATCATCCAGGAGCTTGTCGCTGAGATTGTTGCAAAGATAGACTAG